Part of the Spinacia oleracea cultivar Varoflay chromosome 5, BTI_SOV_V1, whole genome shotgun sequence genome, GTTGCTTACTGCAATACTGCAATTGATTTCAAATACACCTATTGCATACAAGAATTGCTGATCATTCTGTATGTTGCTTATTAGGTCAATCCTGTCTTCAAGTATgtatgattatttcttcaactTTTTAATAtgataaaaatataatattgtAATGTTATGTTATGTGAATATGAAATGCAAATTAACCTTGGCATCAATATTTGACCTTTTCAGATGGACAAAGCAACACTGTTAGCTAAAGTAATTACCCAAGTGAGGGTGCTAAAGAAGCAAGCGATAGAGGCTTCCAAGGGGTTGCTCGTACCAACAGATGCTGATGAAGTTACAGTTGAGCCATACAATGACGATGACATAGCAGATGACTCTTTGGCATTCAGGGTTTCAATTTGTTGTCATTACAGGCCCGAAGTCATCCCAGATATAAGGCAAACCATCAATGACCTTAAACTCAACATAAACAAGGCAGATATTTCCACCTTGGAGGGCAGGGTGAAGAATGTTCTTATTGTTACTGGATATAAAGAGGACATTGGTGGTGATGACAAAatagagcgattctcaaagtgTATACATGGAGCACTGTGTTCTGTACTCGACAAGATTTCTGCATCAGAAGAGAGCTTGGCAACCACAATGTTCCCAAACAAGAGACGAAAGGTTTCCTGCTTTGAATCCTCGACCTCAACCCCATCCTTGTGATTTACTATATGCAAAAGTGATGCAGTAATGTTTATGCCCTAATACCCTTGACATATACGGCCAATGCCGCCCTAATACCATCATATTGAAATATAATTGTAGAACATGTAGGATTCGTGGAAGGCATGAAATACGTGGATGAAGTCTGCTCCGTTACCATCAAAAAGTAGGGCAAAATGTGCTTATTAGTTTGAATATGTAACTATATAGAGAACTCAAATATGATAAGGAAACAAATAGCAGATTTTCTGAATTCTGTAATTTACTGGCGGCAGGTTCATGTGAAACAAGAGGGCTTAAGATAAAAAGAGAATAAATTGATGTCcggtatattattatttattatttattatttattatttattatttattatttattatttattatttattatttattatttattatatattatgctacgtatattatttattatttattatttattatttattatttattatttattatttattatttattatttattatttattatttattatttattatttattatttattatttattatttattatttattatttattatttattatttattatttattatttattatttattatttattatttattatttattatttattaagttAAGTAAAGTTCAGTtaatttcagttcagttcaactcTAAAGAACAAGGCCTAATTGTAGACTCCTACTTTTGTcctcattcccgaaagggaaggttcgatgatgaaaacataaatctccacttgacaacgcatctcctataaaataacgaatctcaatcacctttttcatttcacccgaaacctgttatttatagaaacctgctatttatggaaacctgctaaaaatagtaactgctgtaatgggtagttgtcAAAAGTGGCaattcataaaagatagaaacctgtcagaattaggtgttgcactccaacataaatcctaaatgagatagaaattgcgagagcatcctattcctaatacgattcgaaaataagagttacgtattaatgaaaatcctaacgagcctagagttcgtaacgggcccagacgcatcccgtcacaaggttaatacgcactaaaagactcaattaaatctcaaatactccggattctaggaatccgaatctgacaaagaaacggcccaaacatcaatttcaacgcccagccctgggcgctgaaattgcgtggatcctattttcaacgcccagagctgggcgccgaaatctttgacgcccagccctgggcgctgaaaatacctgggacgtgttttttcctaattcctccacgattagaattctacaattctatctttccacgaactcttttctataaatagggccctaactttgacgtgaaacacacaacaatgacgcacaacacataattattatttctgagtattgactccaacccctaagcctaagcctcacgctgcgaaactgatcacgcgttctgtcgcaatcgatccataaatcgaacagaacgtatcctgtcccgtaccttgagattcgttaaataaaaggagaaatagcaaagtcaaagtggttagttttctgagaaccgtgacgcacctctcaagggtgcgtcgtaatgtgtcccttttccatggtttaattgctttcctcgcccttttatgaactgttaaactaactaaatctgattgttcgatcacgcttaacaaagatgatatttttgggaaattcgattatcatgctaggtcccttaaaacaatctaaatcagataatcgcgctcgatctagtactatatgttgcatattgttaaaatcaactcagattagtttaatagttaacgcatgtcccttcaattatttatgctgagctagtaaggatatcctgcctctggagttatcgaagagcgagtactcctctcggtagttacagtcccccgaaccctcaatctctaccctgcgggtgtacgttgagcgatccccaccaccagggatcacaagggaacctacggccgtcgtggtcaaacataattgcactccctttatgtcacgataaccgggttttgtcagtttttctcattgtcgttaaaaactgaatggcgactcctatattactagtcaattgggtgtaaactcacaggaaatccaattacacttgatttgacaaaaagaagcgtcacacccacgagggacgaggtcacgcattagcctcgtgctttttcgaccccctcacagtggcgactctgctaGGGATAGTGAaagaaatactcgtgcttgtaggtaatcaaaatagccgaattgaagggtgaaacgatcctaccccgcgtttatttccccatcaagttgggacgacctgaaaatcagcatattaatgtgaacgggcagaaccgcataacgaatcttggctcccttggtgtttcacctcggaagttgggactaaggatacccatcgccaaccggggggtgcatacgcttcgaatgttgtccactcggcactttcgctagtagtacacccatcccaaacccaatcgctcgctcattaggtccctctcacctgcatgcccccttggcttgcacttgcgggttggccttctgggacgaaattcgtctgttgaaagcactaccccgaccggggcatgtggtggatctgcgatagaagcggtaccaagacaggcgcaaataactacccatagaagcctatcataaactacatgacatattcttattgcctcatgatggaatgttagttatgtgtagcgaaatatatgattgcgtgtgacaaactatcctagaaaaaccaacgaccttaaaaattgcccaaacattcataaaccaatttgccaaagagttataccgaaatacgtgttccgcaaacccgaacgatcgccacaaaaaaagAGACattcgggatggcccgtaacgaatcccacaaacgttgcacaacgcgtaaaggacgttataaggcaagcacgcaaaattaaagtcgcaaaaacaaaagtagacgaaaactgaaaacgagaaccaaccagggacgcattttcaacgcccctggctgggcgccaaaatttctcacgccccaccctgggcgctgaagttgctgcctggccttttggtcaggcacaacagcctcggtgcccacgcgtgaagaaaatacgtagcaaaaaaaaacttttcgaaaaaaattgctgcgagggcgtatgaaaaggcactcgattctaaaagcgactagaaaaaaataataataaataactctttgtgtcgtcgttaggcctcctacgacgacaatattcggcaccaaaaccgagcacgctaattgaaataaccttgaatgtcacatgggaaaagtattcaaaaaataatgttcgaataaagtcttcaagaaaaaataaatgttcgaataaaaaaataaataaatccgagtctagactaggctatgccgaagtacaatctaaatcctaagtcttagttgtcttatacatagaatcggtcc contains:
- the LOC110779619 gene encoding putative transcription factor bHLH107 isoform X1, producing the protein MFNPKAQIHNISFIRYIQHFNQEDCRYMLEPKYYTWQELPELDLFMPKNMELCWKSLGQVRESPISESKKGEIIKTPERFGKKDSSERKNSAALRNHCEAEKRRRERINGHFSTLRDFLPCTDKMDKATLLAKVITQVRVLKKQAIEASKGLLVPTDADEVTVEPYNDDDIADDSLAFRVSICCHYRPEVIPDIRQTINDLKLNINKADISTLEGRVKNVLIVTGYKEDIGGDDKIERFSKCIHGALCSVLDKISASEESLATTMFPNKRRKVSCFESSTSTPSL
- the LOC110779619 gene encoding putative transcription factor bHLH107 isoform X2, which codes for MFNPKAQIHNISFIRYIQHFNQEDCRYMLEPKYYTWQVRESPISESKKGEIIKTPERFGKKDSSERKNSAALRNHCEAEKRRRERINGHFSTLRDFLPCTDKMDKATLLAKVITQVRVLKKQAIEASKGLLVPTDADEVTVEPYNDDDIADDSLAFRVSICCHYRPEVIPDIRQTINDLKLNINKADISTLEGRVKNVLIVTGYKEDIGGDDKIERFSKCIHGALCSVLDKISASEESLATTMFPNKRRKVSCFESSTSTPSL